From Xylanibacter oryzae DSM 17970, a single genomic window includes:
- a CDS encoding BT0820 family HAD-type phosphatase, with the protein MIIAVDFDGTIVEHKYPEIGKEIPFATQTLKMLIADHHKLILWSVREGKLLDEAVKWCAERGVEFYSVNRDYPEETLEGNNHFSRKLKADVFIDDRNLGGLPDWGTIYRIISHHKKWEEMMYETHSQDVHNEKPSQHKHKKKHWWQF; encoded by the coding sequence ATGATTATAGCTGTAGATTTTGATGGCACTATAGTAGAGCACAAATATCCGGAAATAGGAAAAGAGATTCCTTTTGCAACGCAAACACTTAAAATGCTTATTGCCGATCACCATAAGCTAATACTTTGGAGTGTACGAGAAGGTAAACTATTAGATGAAGCTGTAAAATGGTGTGCTGAAAGAGGTGTTGAATTTTATTCCGTTAACCGTGATTATCCAGAGGAGACCCTTGAAGGAAACAACCACTTTTCACGTAAGTTAAAAGCAGATGTTTTTATTGACGACCGGAATTTAGGAGGATTGCCAGACTGGGGCACTATATATAGAATTATTAGTCATCATAAAAAATGGGAAGAAATGATGTATGAGACACATTCTCAGGATGTACATAATGAAAAACCGTCACAACATAAGCATAAGAAAAAACATTGGTGGCAATTTTAA
- a CDS encoding GumC family protein: MEEKDLKQNIGDQRNNITNSEEDEKSSLNFSTIFQIVILNWQWFVLSIIICVCCAALYLRYEDPVYEVQSRLLVKDEQNKRSNMGNQMLSNMQDLGFMTNSAGIDNEVEILQSHVLAEQAVRDLKLYVEYRLEGHIKNSEIYKTQPVNVDIDEQHLNTLPDMYIPISMKISKKGDEYIVNGKYYKQDKYKEISKENYSFEKTFKSLPFSFYTEVGKITITDNPGFSMTEGRDLFVTIHNPRQETIKYVKNTTVEPSSKTTSIALITLHNADADRAVDYLKQLAVCYNRQANEDKNEIAVKTEAFINNRLEKINSELGNTEGQLESYKKRNKVTELKLDATNTIESASTYEDKLTEASTQLQLINYLNDYIQAPSNRNQIIPSNVGLTDLSSTSLINSYNEATLKRNRLLMTYAESSPNVTPITDEMNRIMHSIRLALSQAKRSAEITRNGIKNQYSMYQGRIGSAPEQERMLTQIGRQQEVKSGLYLMLLQKREENSISLAATADKGKLIDTPQLIGKVSPKSSIIMLIALVLGIGVPFMILYVLEMLRYKIEGHEDVVRLTKLPLIADVAVANSDVLNNAGIVVHENQNNQMEEIFRSMRTNLQFIMQKGQKVILFTSSTSGEGKTFNAANLAMSFALLGKRVILVGLDIRKPRLGELFGLHNHSKLGITNFLASDNGTKEELLHEIVPSGVNKNLHLLMAGPIPPNPAELLARESLDNAVQFLKEEYDYIILDTAPVGLVTDTLQIGRCGDATIYICRADYTPKESFCMINSLAEQNKLPNLCIVLNGVDMSKKKNGYYYGYGKYGRYGHYGRSNYGSSGYGNYGSYGNYSSSHYSSENDNSVKH; this comes from the coding sequence ATGGAAGAAAAAGACCTCAAACAAAACATCGGGGACCAAAGAAACAACATTACGAATAGTGAAGAGGATGAAAAGTCTTCATTAAATTTCAGTACTATTTTCCAAATTGTTATTCTGAATTGGCAATGGTTTGTACTTTCTATTATCATTTGTGTATGCTGTGCTGCATTATATCTGAGATACGAAGATCCTGTATATGAAGTGCAGAGTAGGCTTTTGGTTAAAGATGAACAGAATAAACGTAGCAATATGGGAAACCAAATGCTATCAAACATGCAGGATTTAGGATTTATGACCAATAGTGCAGGTATCGACAATGAAGTAGAAATATTGCAGTCTCACGTGTTAGCTGAACAAGCTGTAAGAGACTTGAAACTTTATGTTGAGTACAGGCTGGAAGGACATATTAAGAATTCAGAAATATATAAAACGCAACCTGTTAATGTAGATATAGATGAGCAACATTTAAATACATTGCCAGATATGTATATCCCTATATCAATGAAGATCTCAAAAAAAGGTGACGAGTACATAGTAAATGGCAAATATTATAAACAGGATAAATACAAAGAAATAAGTAAAGAGAATTACTCTTTTGAAAAGACATTTAAGTCTTTGCCATTTTCATTCTATACTGAAGTTGGAAAAATTACCATCACTGATAATCCTGGATTCTCTATGACAGAAGGACGTGACTTGTTTGTAACTATACACAACCCAAGACAAGAAACAATCAAGTATGTAAAGAATACGACTGTAGAACCTTCTTCCAAAACTACTTCAATAGCACTTATTACACTACATAATGCTGATGCTGACAGAGCTGTAGATTATCTTAAGCAACTGGCAGTCTGCTATAATCGCCAAGCTAATGAGGACAAAAACGAAATAGCTGTTAAGACTGAAGCTTTTATCAACAACCGCTTAGAGAAGATTAATTCAGAATTGGGTAATACCGAAGGGCAACTTGAAAGTTATAAAAAGCGTAATAAAGTTACAGAACTAAAACTTGACGCAACTAACACGATCGAATCTGCAAGCACATATGAGGATAAGTTAACTGAAGCAAGCACACAATTACAGTTAATCAACTATCTAAACGATTATATACAAGCGCCAAGCAATAGGAATCAAATTATTCCGTCAAATGTTGGACTTACAGATTTATCTTCCACTTCACTTATTAATTCATATAATGAAGCTACACTGAAAAGAAATAGACTTTTAATGACATATGCAGAAAGCAGTCCTAATGTAACGCCAATTACAGATGAGATGAACAGAATTATGCATAGTATAAGATTAGCATTAAGCCAAGCAAAAAGAAGTGCAGAAATCACAAGAAATGGTATTAAAAACCAATATAGCATGTATCAAGGACGCATAGGCAGCGCTCCTGAACAAGAACGAATGTTGACACAAATAGGTCGCCAGCAAGAAGTTAAATCCGGACTTTACTTGATGCTCCTGCAGAAACGTGAAGAAAATTCTATTTCTTTGGCAGCTACTGCTGATAAAGGTAAACTTATTGACACTCCTCAACTTATTGGTAAAGTAAGTCCTAAATCTTCTATCATAATGCTGATAGCATTAGTATTAGGAATTGGTGTACCATTTATGATACTATATGTATTAGAAATGCTAAGATACAAAATTGAAGGTCATGAGGATGTTGTACGTCTTACTAAACTACCTCTAATTGCCGATGTTGCAGTAGCAAATTCTGATGTCCTTAATAATGCAGGTATTGTTGTTCATGAGAACCAAAACAATCAAATGGAAGAAATATTCCGTTCGATGCGAACAAATTTGCAATTTATTATGCAGAAGGGCCAAAAAGTTATTCTGTTTACATCCTCTACTAGTGGTGAAGGTAAAACATTCAATGCAGCCAATCTAGCGATGAGTTTTGCACTCTTAGGTAAACGTGTTATATTAGTTGGTCTTGATATCCGTAAACCGAGACTTGGAGAGCTATTCGGATTACACAACCATTCTAAACTTGGTATTACTAATTTCCTTGCTAGTGACAATGGAACAAAAGAAGAACTTTTACATGAAATAGTTCCTTCTGGTGTAAATAAAAATCTTCATTTGCTAATGGCTGGTCCTATTCCTCCAAACCCAGCAGAGCTACTTGCTAGAGAAAGTCTTGATAATGCAGTACAATTTCTTAAAGAGGAATATGATTATATTATACTTGATACAGCTCCTGTTGGCTTAGTTACAGATACGTTACAAATAGGACGCTGTGGAGATGCAACAATATACATTTGCCGTGCTGATTATACGCCAAAAGAAAGTTTCTGTATGATCAACAGTCTTGCGGAACAAAACAAACTTCCAAATCTTTGTATCGTACTCAATGGTGTTGATATGTCAAAGAAGAAGAATGGATATTATTATGGTTACGGAAAGTATGGACGATATGGACATTATGGACGTTCAAACTATGGTTCATCTGGATATGGTAATTATGGTAGTTACGGTAATTATAGTAGTAGCCATTATAGTAGTGAAAATGATAATTCTGTTAAACATTAA
- the rfbA gene encoding glucose-1-phosphate thymidylyltransferase RfbA — protein sequence MKGIVLAGGSGTRLYPITKGISKQLIPIFDKPMIYYPISVLMLSGIRDILIISTPYDLPGFKRLLGDGSDYGVHFEYAEQPSPDGLAQAFIIGEKFIGSDSVCLVLGDNIFYGGGFSSLLQDSVCAAEKDGKATVFGYYVNDPERYGVAEFDKEGNCLSIEEKPENPKSNYAVVGLYFYPNNVVKIAKSIKPSNRGELEITTINQEYLKQRNLKVQTLQRGFAWLDTGTQDSLSEASTFIEVIEKRQGLKVACLEEIALKKGWISKEELIKMAQPMLKNAYGQYLKQLTEEK from the coding sequence ATGAAAGGAATTGTTTTAGCTGGTGGTTCGGGTACACGACTTTATCCGATTACGAAAGGAATAAGCAAGCAACTTATACCTATATTCGACAAGCCAATGATATATTATCCGATATCTGTATTAATGCTTTCGGGTATTCGCGACATACTTATCATCAGTACGCCATACGATTTGCCAGGATTTAAAAGATTACTTGGTGACGGAAGCGACTATGGTGTTCATTTTGAATATGCAGAACAACCTAGTCCAGATGGACTTGCACAGGCATTTATAATTGGAGAAAAATTTATTGGAAGCGACAGCGTTTGCCTTGTTTTGGGAGATAACATCTTCTACGGAGGTGGTTTTTCAAGTCTTCTTCAAGACAGTGTATGTGCTGCAGAAAAAGATGGTAAAGCCACAGTATTTGGATACTATGTTAATGATCCAGAACGTTATGGAGTAGCTGAATTTGACAAAGAAGGTAACTGTCTTAGTATAGAAGAAAAGCCCGAGAATCCTAAAAGTAATTATGCCGTAGTAGGATTATACTTCTATCCAAACAATGTTGTCAAAATAGCTAAAAGCATAAAGCCAAGTAATAGAGGTGAATTAGAAATTACAACAATAAATCAAGAATATCTCAAGCAGAGAAATCTCAAAGTACAAACACTGCAAAGGGGATTCGCATGGCTTGATACAGGAACACAAGACAGCCTGTCTGAAGCCAGCACATTTATTGAGGTAATAGAAAAACGTCAAGGACTAAAAGTTGCATGCTTAGAAGAAATAGCACTCAAAAAAGGATGGATAAGCAAAGAAGAACTTATAAAAATGGCGCAACCCATGCTGAAAAATGCATACGGACAATATCTTAAACAATTAACAGAAGAAAAATAA
- a CDS encoding undecaprenyl-phosphate glucose phosphotransferase: MRQYKNTNNLIKIFVVFGDFLLLNALLYLFVLLRHYLYCLTDCFTGHLRILFLTANFALAIGEFLYSTIIHERRITYDEILIRVIRLASIQILVMYMALKFSTFSAPLFGFIIIWSLCFPFLLLTSRLIERFFIKRFRSMGKNTHYVLLIGEDPSLLMLYKSLINDASTGYKVLGYYADNEIKDKHEGLRHLGTIKELNEKINKGGKIDGADDIFCSLSHTENDEISFIMSYCDHNVVHFFYVPKMVGNFNLNLKLEHLGDIPLFTNYEEPLLTLSNRFIKRVFDIMFSSFILLCLIPFFPIIAIIIKVQSPGPIFFKQDRTGLNGKNFKLYKFRSMHVNSEADKMQATKYDPRKFKFGGFMRKTNIDELPQFLNVLRGDMSIVGPRPHMLYHTKIYSDLIDKYMVRHFAKPGITGWAQVNGWRGETNELWQMEERVKHDIWYIENWSILLDFRIIYRTIRNIITHNDKKAY, encoded by the coding sequence ATGCGTCAATATAAGAATACAAATAACTTAATAAAGATATTCGTTGTGTTCGGTGACTTTTTGTTACTAAACGCACTCCTTTATTTATTTGTTTTACTTAGACATTATTTATATTGTCTAACTGATTGTTTTACAGGACACCTTCGAATCCTATTCTTAACAGCAAATTTTGCATTAGCAATAGGCGAATTTTTATACAGTACGATTATACATGAACGCCGTATAACATATGACGAAATTCTGATTAGGGTCATAAGACTTGCCTCTATACAGATTCTTGTGATGTACATGGCACTCAAATTCAGCACGTTCAGCGCTCCTCTTTTTGGTTTTATAATCATATGGAGTTTATGTTTCCCTTTTCTGCTTCTTACTTCTAGATTAATAGAGAGATTCTTTATTAAACGGTTTAGATCTATGGGAAAAAATACTCACTATGTACTTCTTATCGGAGAAGATCCTTCTCTGTTGATGTTATACAAAAGTCTTATTAATGATGCATCTACAGGGTATAAGGTTCTTGGATATTATGCAGACAATGAAATAAAAGACAAACACGAAGGACTAAGACATCTTGGAACGATAAAAGAACTAAATGAAAAAATAAATAAAGGTGGAAAAATTGATGGAGCAGATGATATTTTCTGTAGTTTAAGTCACACAGAAAATGATGAGATTTCATTTATTATGAGTTATTGCGACCACAACGTAGTGCATTTTTTCTACGTACCTAAAATGGTTGGCAACTTCAATCTAAATCTAAAATTAGAACATCTTGGTGATATTCCACTATTTACAAATTATGAAGAACCTTTGCTTACTCTTTCAAATAGATTTATCAAACGTGTATTTGACATAATGTTTTCATCTTTTATTTTATTATGTTTAATACCTTTTTTCCCTATAATAGCAATAATAATAAAGGTACAGAGTCCTGGTCCTATATTTTTTAAGCAAGACAGAACAGGTCTCAATGGGAAGAACTTTAAATTATATAAATTCAGAAGCATGCATGTCAATAGCGAGGCTGATAAAATGCAAGCGACAAAATACGATCCACGAAAATTCAAGTTTGGAGGATTCATGAGAAAGACGAACATTGATGAACTACCACAGTTCTTAAATGTTCTCCGCGGAGACATGAGTATAGTTGGTCCTCGCCCTCATATGCTTTACCACACTAAAATATATTCAGACCTAATTGATAAATATATGGTCCGACATTTCGCTAAACCAGGTATAACCGGATGGGCTCAAGTTAATGGTTGGCGCGGTGAAACTAATGAATTGTGGCAAATGGAAGAAAGAGTTAAGCATGACATATGGTACATTGAAAACTGGAGTATTCTGCTTGATTTCAGAATAATCTATCGTACAATACGAAATATTATAACGCATAACGATAAAAAAGCATACTAA
- a CDS encoding cell division protein ZapA — MADENKEKLHIRLHVYDTDIPVNIVREDESLYRAAAKLISDRINAYAQIYNGRKSEKELHYMALIDIALMYERDHFRNDTVPFVNTLSKLTTEIEEAMKNKNS; from the coding sequence ATGGCAGACGAAAACAAAGAAAAACTTCATATTAGGTTACATGTTTATGATACCGATATTCCTGTGAACATAGTTCGTGAGGATGAATCTCTGTATCGTGCTGCTGCCAAGCTGATTTCAGATAGAATAAATGCATATGCCCAGATATACAATGGGCGTAAGAGTGAAAAAGAGCTCCATTATATGGCGCTTATAGATATAGCATTGATGTATGAGCGTGATCATTTTCGTAATGATACTGTGCCTTTCGTCAATACTCTCAGCAAACTTACAACTGAGATAGAAGAAGCTATGAAGAACAAAAATTCTTAA
- the rny gene encoding ribonuclease Y, which translates to MIIAIIIASVVALALGVLVGYLLFMKVVNGKYNEMVTTAAKEADVIKEKKLLEVKEKFLNKKSELEKEVQARNQHIQQGENRLKQREMSLNQRQEDIGRRKQEVDQLQQRIDNEKKLLALKQDELEKMQIQERAKLEELSGLSADEAKQRLVESLKDEAKTDAASYINEIMDEAKLNANAQSKKIVIQTIQRVATETAIENSVSVFHIDNDEVKGRIIGREGRNIRALEAATGVEIVVDDTPEAIVISAFDPIRREVCRLALHQLVADGRIHPARIEEVVAKVKKQLENEVIETGKRTAIDLGIHGLHPELIRIIGKMKYRSSYGQNLLQHARETANLCAVMASELGLNPKKAKRAGLLHDIGKVPDEESELPHALYGAKIAEKYKEKPDIVNAIGSHHDEMEMNTLLAPIVQVCDAISGARPGARREIVEAYIKRLNDLESIAMSYPGVTKTYAIQAGRELRVIVGADKMDDVETEALSADIANKIQTEMTYPGQVKITVIRETRSVSYAK; encoded by the coding sequence ATGATAATAGCAATAATTATAGCGTCTGTTGTGGCGCTCGCTTTGGGTGTACTTGTTGGCTATCTTCTATTTATGAAGGTCGTAAACGGAAAGTACAACGAAATGGTTACTACCGCAGCTAAAGAGGCTGACGTAATCAAAGAGAAAAAACTTTTGGAGGTTAAGGAAAAATTCCTTAATAAAAAATCTGAATTGGAAAAAGAAGTGCAGGCTAGGAACCAGCATATTCAGCAAGGCGAAAATCGTTTAAAACAACGCGAGATGTCGCTTAATCAGCGTCAGGAAGATATCGGTCGCCGTAAGCAGGAAGTTGATCAATTGCAGCAACGAATTGATAATGAGAAAAAGTTGCTTGCATTAAAGCAGGATGAACTTGAGAAGATGCAGATACAGGAACGTGCTAAGTTAGAAGAACTTTCAGGTTTAAGCGCTGATGAAGCAAAACAACGTCTCGTAGAGAGTTTGAAAGATGAAGCAAAGACTGATGCTGCAAGCTACATTAATGAAATAATGGATGAGGCTAAGTTGAATGCTAATGCTCAGTCTAAAAAAATTGTTATCCAAACAATACAGCGTGTGGCCACTGAAACGGCAATAGAAAATTCAGTTAGTGTATTCCATATTGATAATGATGAAGTTAAAGGTCGTATTATAGGACGTGAAGGTCGAAATATTCGTGCTCTTGAAGCTGCAACAGGTGTTGAAATCGTTGTAGATGATACTCCAGAGGCTATCGTTATTTCAGCTTTTGATCCAATTCGTCGTGAAGTATGTCGTTTGGCTTTACATCAGTTGGTAGCTGATGGCCGAATTCATCCAGCGCGTATTGAAGAAGTTGTCGCTAAGGTTAAAAAACAGTTGGAAAATGAGGTTATTGAGACAGGAAAGCGTACAGCTATTGATCTTGGTATACATGGACTACATCCAGAACTCATACGTATTATTGGTAAAATGAAATACCGTAGCAGTTACGGTCAGAATTTATTGCAGCATGCTCGTGAGACAGCTAACCTTTGTGCTGTAATGGCATCTGAGTTAGGATTGAATCCTAAAAAGGCAAAACGTGCAGGACTTTTACATGATATTGGTAAAGTGCCAGACGAGGAGAGTGAATTGCCACATGCATTGTATGGTGCAAAAATAGCTGAAAAGTATAAGGAGAAACCTGATATCGTTAATGCAATAGGTTCTCACCATGACGAAATGGAGATGAATACACTTCTAGCACCTATCGTGCAGGTTTGTGATGCTATCTCAGGAGCCCGTCCTGGAGCTCGCCGTGAAATTGTTGAAGCATATATTAAGAGACTTAATGATCTTGAATCAATAGCAATGAGTTATCCAGGTGTAACAAAGACATATGCTATTCAGGCAGGTCGTGAACTTCGAGTTATAGTTGGAGCAGATAAAATGGATGATGTAGAGACAGAGGCTTTGTCGGCAGATATTGCCAATAAGATACAAACAGAAATGACTTATCCAGGTCAGGTTAAGATCACTGTTATTCGTGAAACGCGTTCTGTTTCTTACGCAAAGTAA
- the ccsA gene encoding cytochrome c biogenesis protein CcsA, translating to MKLIKKFIIILYAAIIIIMGIATFIEHSKGTMFASTEIYGSWWFCALWGILTAAAVFFLIISRIRKFGTILLHASFVIILIGALTTHIFSIKGIIHLRKGEMTSQYMATDEKNDMKIQNLPFGIKLDKFDVLYYNGTTAAKDYISNVTVIDGKNRVKGKISMNNVFSYQSYRLYQNSYDDDLHGTYLTINSDPYGIAISYTGYALLFISLIWMLVNPKGTYRKLFKSPLLKKGLLSIILLFVFTPNGINANSLPDVSAVKFGKLDINYNNRICPIQTFAIDFTKKIYGSCSYKGFIAEQVLTGFIFWSNDWNNEPIINIKDIDLRERFGFSQYISLNQLFNKERGGYILGPLVQEYYQGNQDKMHKAVISIDDKVQLIMSLRQGEPLKIFPYMNNNNIIWLGPKDIMPKSMNGKQSMFIKNIFTLLNQSARTSNYKQFNDYISKIKIYQERNGGNSLPSITQIMAELTYNRIPFATILFIVNLTVGFLSLFYSIYQLTRKKQIRLHADNIISLISLGILIFSFLCLTYCEILRWIISGNIPMANGYETMLIMAWFVMLFSLIAYKRFHILITFGFLMSGFFLLVSHIGQMDPQITPIMPVLSSPLLSIHVSIIMMSFALLSLTFICGLMAIILFSINRISNSKYSDIESQLSSLCLLSRLFLYPAVATLGMGIFIGAIWANVSWGQYWSWDPKEVWALITFMFYAVVLHTSSLPKLRKPLYYHAYITIAFLMILMTYFGVNYLLGGMHSYA from the coding sequence ATGAAACTAATAAAGAAATTTATCATAATACTTTATGCCGCTATTATTATAATAATGGGTATCGCAACTTTTATCGAACATAGTAAGGGTACAATGTTTGCTTCTACTGAAATATATGGTTCTTGGTGGTTCTGCGCATTATGGGGAATACTTACAGCTGCAGCTGTATTTTTTTTAATCATTTCACGTATAAGAAAATTTGGTACCATTCTTCTTCATGCATCTTTTGTGATTATACTTATAGGCGCATTGACTACTCATATATTTTCGATAAAGGGTATTATCCATTTACGAAAAGGAGAGATGACCAGTCAGTATATGGCTACAGACGAAAAAAATGATATGAAAATCCAGAACCTGCCTTTTGGAATAAAACTAGATAAATTTGATGTTCTTTATTACAACGGAACTACTGCTGCTAAAGATTATATATCAAATGTTACGGTAATAGATGGGAAAAACAGAGTGAAAGGAAAAATATCTATGAATAATGTTTTTTCATATCAATCATATAGATTGTATCAGAATTCGTATGACGACGACCTGCATGGTACTTATCTTACTATTAATTCAGACCCATACGGTATTGCCATTTCATATACAGGATACGCTTTGCTTTTCATTTCACTTATATGGATGCTTGTCAATCCAAAAGGTACATACAGAAAACTATTTAAATCTCCCTTGTTAAAAAAGGGACTGCTCAGTATCATATTATTATTTGTATTTACTCCAAATGGAATAAATGCGAATTCACTACCTGATGTATCTGCTGTGAAATTCGGTAAGCTGGATATTAATTACAATAATCGTATATGTCCAATACAGACATTCGCAATAGATTTCACAAAAAAGATTTACGGCAGTTGTAGCTATAAAGGGTTTATTGCTGAACAGGTTTTAACTGGATTCATTTTTTGGAGTAACGATTGGAATAATGAACCAATAATAAATATTAAAGATATTGATTTACGCGAACGTTTTGGTTTTTCGCAATATATATCACTAAATCAACTATTCAATAAAGAAAGGGGCGGATACATACTTGGGCCACTCGTCCAGGAGTATTATCAAGGAAATCAAGATAAAATGCATAAGGCTGTAATAAGCATAGACGATAAAGTACAATTAATAATGTCTTTAAGACAAGGAGAGCCTCTTAAGATATTTCCATATATGAATAACAATAACATAATATGGCTTGGACCAAAAGATATTATGCCCAAAAGTATGAATGGAAAACAATCTATGTTCATTAAGAATATTTTCACACTATTAAATCAAAGCGCTCGTACAAGTAACTATAAGCAATTCAACGACTATATTTCAAAAATCAAAATTTATCAGGAAAGAAATGGAGGAAACTCACTGCCTTCTATAACACAAATTATGGCGGAACTAACTTATAACAGAATTCCTTTCGCTACTATTTTATTTATAGTTAATCTCACAGTTGGATTTCTTTCATTATTTTACTCCATATACCAACTTACGCGAAAAAAGCAAATCAGACTGCATGCAGATAATATCATATCGTTAATATCATTAGGTATACTCATTTTTTCTTTTTTATGCTTAACATATTGCGAAATTTTAAGATGGATAATAAGTGGTAATATACCTATGGCTAATGGATACGAGACAATGTTAATAATGGCATGGTTCGTAATGCTTTTTTCTTTGATTGCATATAAAAGATTCCATATTCTAATCACATTTGGCTTTCTTATGTCAGGCTTTTTTCTTCTAGTATCGCATATAGGGCAAATGGATCCACAAATTACACCTATTATGCCTGTACTATCATCCCCTCTATTGAGTATCCATGTGTCTATAATAATGATGTCTTTCGCGTTACTGTCTCTTACCTTCATATGTGGACTCATGGCAATAATACTTTTTAGTATTAACAGAATATCAAATTCAAAATATTCAGATATAGAAAGTCAGTTGTCATCACTATGTTTACTATCACGGTTATTCCTTTACCCGGCCGTTGCAACATTAGGTATGGGAATTTTCATAGGAGCTATTTGGGCAAATGTGTCATGGGGACAATACTGGAGTTGGGATCCAAAAGAGGTTTGGGCATTAATAACATTCATGTTCTACGCTGTAGTATTGCACACATCATCATTACCAAAACTACGTAAACCATTATACTATCATGCTTATATAACTATAGCATTTCTGATGATACTGATGACATATTTCGGAGTAAACTATTTATTAGGCGGTATGCACTCTTATGCATAA